Genomic window (Temnothorax longispinosus isolate EJ_2023e chromosome 3, Tlon_JGU_v1, whole genome shotgun sequence):
gaggagaataatcgactgtgattggtcaattcttacgactcacgactttacgactcgcattgtagacctagcatagCATAAGTTTGGCCATGGTTTTTACACCATGGCATGgcaatggccgcgttcagcagaccaaaccgctcagtagcagtcgaacgtgattggctcttacttttagaaccaaccaatcaacgcagagtgttgataagacgacactcaacagttgtgtctgcagAACGCGGCCAATGTGGACGTGGCACTTGGCGATTGATAACGATCAATGACGGAATACGGAACACAGATAATAGCAGAATAGCAGATCCGCCTTTGTTCACGCCCGATCGTTGCATGtatctcaaatttttaaatattctgcatCGAACGAGCGGAGtcttattttcaaaaaacaaCAATCTTGTATTTTCAACGGTCATCAGGTAAGCGCGTTAGATAACTTAATTGTTTGAACTAACCGCACTTTTCGGCTGATTTCCTTACTGCCTCTTGATTCGTAGCATCTAGAAAAaactttgcaaaaattttttgcagcaaaagaagaaatttatcttttcatCCGAGAAATGGGTATCGCAAAACTGGACACGTTTCAATCATTTTTCGAAGATGTAGAGTCGCTTTGCGAAGTAGCTTTTATCACAGATCTGACCTGTCACCTAAATACTTTGAACTTGAAGCTCCAACAGACTAATCAAACAATATCTGAATTAGTGAGTCACGTTGATTCGTTCCGTgcacgattaaaattaatttcaagtcatttgaaaagaaatagtTTTGTCCTTTCTTTCTTGCAGCGTTCTTGTTGAAGAACATGGCACAAAGTgtggttttaaaaaatatgcgtattaattaatttattaattacacaatttGATACACGATTCCGCGattttaaattgttgaaaaaaaagatcttgTGCTTTATGAAAGTTCTCGAACTGTTCCTACAGCTGAGCAGAGTATTTTGATTATCAATTGGAACTTTGCGATTTGCAAAGTGATATGTAGTCACTGAAATCGCCAGCGGAAACAGGCGCAGAgttcttcaaaattttgaacaaagacAAGTATCCCCAATTGCAAAAGTAcctatgcaaatttttattttcgaagaTAAAGCGCATAAAATCGAGTGCACGGTCTTCTTTAAATGATACATCGTTATCCTCACTAATGCGAGTAAATTCATCAAGAATTGACGTAGATGTTTCGTCCTTGAGAGTGACGaaatgttaaacatattttttccttttatcgatatacgaatttatttcttttatgtatatattattgacTCAAGCATTTCACATACATTCTATGTAAATTGCGGCATAAtcttataaagattatatcgCATTTTTTATCTCAGCACATATTAtacagatataaatttaagaataaattaaaattaagattttgaAAGAAGACTaatattactctttttttttagtaagcTTCACATTCATCATGGAAGCACACGCGCGTGCTCCAGATCCTTTAACGAAAGATGGTGACATGGCCAGCAACTGGCAATGCTGGAAAGAagatttcattatatttatgaaagtaaCTGGATATATGGATAAACCCAATGAAATCCGTGcgaatcttttaaaaaatcggaTCGGAAAAGTTGGTATCGAggcaatacaaaatatatcttttgacAATATGCAAGATAAAGATGATATGGACATATTGATTAAAAAGCTCGAGGAATACTTTAATCCACCAAAAAATGAAGTGGTTGAACGGcatcaattttttacaagatcAAAGAAGCAAAATGAGTCTATTGAacagtatataaatatcttgaaaGTACGTCATAtttgtgatatatatttttcttgtaaattgtacatatatgtgcCATGTATTCaagtttttgttatttataggAAAAAGCTAAAACttgcaattttaatgatataacaGAGAGTATTATACGAGACAAAATCATTCTTGACACTCAAGACAAAATACtacgtaaaaaatttcttgaGGCAGTTAATTTAGATTTGTTGAAGCTAGTAGCGATTTACAAcgattttaacattaatactGAAAAGATGAAACAAGTTACTGCAGAAAATAGAGCAGAACCTACAAGTTCTCCACAAAAACCACCGGATAATGATGCGAAGAAAGTTTGTTGGAAATGTAACCATCAGCATCCACACGGAAAATGTTCCGCTTGGGGGTCAAAGTGCACAAAGTGTGGTGATGTAAATCACTTCACTCAATGCTGCAAGAGTCCTAAAATTAAGATGAGTGATAATAAGGTAATGAATTGTTATTTCGAGACAAAGTAATATATtggttaaaaatttctaagcaTCTGTCAATTTgatcgttaaaatatatattgtcatGTCTGTTTGTGTCATGAATGTTTTTAATGTTGTAggtgaataaaaatttactagaTTCAGTGCAACAAACAAAATGTATCCCAAAGGTAAACAATTCaaagaataattaacaaattacttACATGTTCTTCTATACCCAGCAAACACAGAATACACCAAATGCGCAATTTGGTATCAAATTGCGCACTCGGTGTATTCTGTGTTTGCTGGATATGTGCATGCATAAGATGTATTGGGTGTGTTCCACTTAACGCTCGCAACGCTCGTGGAATTATTTCATccttattgtttattaaatgttaaacaaggacgAAATGATGCTCGCGAGCGTTGTGAGCGTTAAGTGGAACGCACCCATCGTGCAATatgattgtataatatatgtgtaaaatacacatttaaattttaaaaatattgtataattaatcatgtagtaaagataattaaggtagtttttaatcaataaaacatcctgattttaattcaaaaatatggCCTGACCTCAGTGTTGGAATCAGGTGCCATATTTTCaacaagaagaagaataaatgtggccagttgggtcgattAAAAACTACCtgcgttaattttatttactggcgaagcAAAGTCATTGTTTTAGTAAAGATAATGccctatttttataaaatatgattttattttatttacatataacgaaaatataacaaagtaTTTTTGACATATATGTTTTgagtatgtatatacacgaaaaatttaaaaagaaaataatgatttattttaatattaataaaattattaaaagttataacaattttcaatatctcaaagcaaaaaaaaataagatttaaatgaaaatcgttacaagtaaaaatatatgtaaaaatatataaagaaataagatgGAAATGAAATTCGTTACAAGTAAAAAtagatgtaaaatttttaaacatttaatatcatagagataattttatgttgtagaaaaataaatggaataaTGAAGCAGATTCCGCAGTTAAAACTACAGATTCAATGACTAAAATGGTATTTACTCCTCGTAAATCAACTGACTATGTGATAAGattaattatagataagaTATTTTCCAGATCAATCTTCCTGATATACCAACATCTAGCAATGCTGCAAATCCAGCTGTCGGGAATGACCCTTCAAAAAACAGACGGTAATTGAAaacttgataattaaaaaccGATGtcatatataaaactaataacgACCATAACTtttagcaaaaaaaagaacgtgTAGATGCTGCTCAAGTGCCGACCGATTTTTTGCTA
Coding sequences:
- the LOC139809801 gene encoding uncharacterized protein, whose translation is MEAHARAPDPLTKDGDMASNWQCWKEDFIIFMKVTGYMDKPNEIRANLLKNRIGKVGIEAIQNISFDNMQDKDDMDILIKKLEEYFNPPKNEVVERHQFFTRSKKQNESIEQYINILKEKAKTCNFNDITESIIRDKIILDTQDKILRKKFLEAVNLDLLKLVAIYNDFNINTEKMKQVTAENRAEPTSSPQKPPDNDAKKVCWKCNHQHPHGKCSAWGSKCTKCGDVNHFTQCCKSPKIKMSDNKVNKNLLDSVQQTKCIPKKNKWNNEADSAVKTTDSMTKMINLPDIPTSSNAANPAVGNDPSKNRRKKKNV